From the genome of Bacteroides sp. MSB163, one region includes:
- a CDS encoding DUF5116 domain-containing protein, giving the protein MKKVINKLIFIFLLLPLLIGCEKDKEIVVVEPVENYRQLYGLGTIFSWDSNAPTELKLTEPNTFTIDKVIKYSEENKQFKFILEKGDWDKVRYLVPTSTDDGTAVKVITPGEYDMLMCSEMTGDLRDHFWGIPEGSDGTYRITVNVKKLKLTLEKISDETEEPEPEIKTIYGLGSAFGWDSGSATGLVPDPLYANVYKAEVNLVYSEENKQFKFILEKGDWDKVNYLVPESVDYNGNVKIVTPGEYPMFKCSEMEGNLRDHFWGIPEGADGKYILTVNTETMILKVEKVVKTIYGLGTAFGWDSGNPTGLIPSPDEEDTYTAEVDLNYSDENKQFKFCLEKGDWDKVNYLVPESVDYNENVKIVTPGEYPMFKCSEMEGNLRDHFWGISEGSDGKYKLTVNTKTLKLKVEKIN; this is encoded by the coding sequence ATGAAGAAAGTAATAAATAAACTCATTTTCATCTTCCTCCTCCTCCCCCTACTGATCGGATGTGAGAAAGATAAAGAAATCGTTGTAGTGGAACCCGTAGAGAACTACAGGCAATTGTACGGGCTCGGCACCATCTTCAGTTGGGACTCCAATGCTCCCACCGAACTGAAGCTGACTGAACCAAATACATTCACCATAGATAAAGTTATCAAATACTCCGAAGAGAACAAGCAATTCAAGTTCATCCTTGAAAAAGGCGATTGGGACAAAGTACGTTACCTGGTACCCACCTCGACAGATGACGGCACCGCCGTAAAAGTCATCACTCCCGGAGAATACGACATGCTGATGTGTTCCGAAATGACAGGCGACCTGCGCGACCACTTTTGGGGAATACCCGAAGGAAGCGACGGTACCTACCGGATTACAGTGAACGTAAAGAAGCTGAAACTAACCCTCGAAAAAATCAGTGACGAAACCGAAGAACCGGAACCGGAGATAAAGACGATTTATGGTTTGGGAAGTGCTTTCGGATGGGATTCGGGCAGCGCAACCGGATTAGTACCCGACCCACTGTATGCCAATGTATATAAGGCAGAAGTAAACCTGGTTTATAGTGAAGAAAACAAGCAATTCAAGTTCATCCTCGAAAAGGGAGACTGGGATAAAGTCAATTATCTGGTACCCGAAAGCGTGGATTACAACGGAAATGTCAAGATTGTGACACCCGGCGAATACCCCATGTTTAAATGTTCAGAAATGGAAGGAAACCTGCGCGACCATTTTTGGGGAATACCCGAAGGAGCGGACGGGAAGTATATACTAACCGTAAACACCGAAACCATGATTCTGAAAGTTGAAAAGGTTGTAAAAACCATCTACGGCTTGGGTACCGCTTTCGGCTGGGATTCGGGTAATCCGACCGGACTTATACCTTCCCCGGATGAAGAGGATACCTATACGGCGGAAGTCGACTTGAATTACAGTGACGAAAACAAGCAGTTCAAATTCTGCCTTGAAAAGGGAGACTGGGATAAAGTCAATTATCTGGTGCCCGAAAGCGTGGATTACAACGAAAATGTCAAGATTGTGACACCCGGCGAATACCCCATGTTTAAATGTTCAGAAATGGAAGGCAACCTGCGCGACCATTTTTGGGGAATATCCGAAGGAAGCGACGGAAAGTACAAACTGACAGTCAATACGAAGACCCTGAAACTCAAAGTTGAAAAAATCAATTAA
- a CDS encoding RagB/SusD family nutrient uptake outer membrane protein, translating to MKLKNILTGSLAGVLLLGSLSACTDLTETVYDQIMSTNYYNTKDDIIKATFRPFEHGFYSIGPRQVLQECCADQLGTWARDGWWYDNAKWQYLHYHTWAADNESIKSEWENCFTGIMQANSVIDDLQKLDPAKFNMSQSEMDNFIAQNKALRAWFYIRLLDAFRNVPLAVSLDQSKNSVGQVTPQELFNFIETELKTSIEALPAKNGNAGNGIAQGQWTKAGAAALLVRLYLNAEKWIGTSKYTECATYAQNILDGDYGFYELGKTWDEVFDWTNDRCNETIFAFPSSYGRSYWHYTGDTYWWAVPVNARFYFGAFKQGDFNTKYALQPSLDLNNNEYNFKLGKFVSKFKKYPKDYRLTMYRNLGNSTREGMFLYGYLPYIADDGTQKKVTSPVGGYEIYIRDQVGVFHELAPDQLPADRTSNMNTGDHNSGWHFVKYPIYSDEDAGKREADYNEIRLAEIYYSLAECKFKANDVDGAAQLLNAVRKRNYPQDTWAEYLYKPEGAVTLTQDELYDEWGREFLAEGRRRTDLIRWGLYCTEEWWDKKPDADSHWDIFPIPRDMMGADHTLEQNPGYN from the coding sequence ATGAAACTCAAGAATATATTAACCGGTTCGCTGGCAGGAGTATTGCTCCTCGGCTCCCTCAGCGCATGCACCGACCTTACGGAAACGGTATACGACCAAATCATGTCTACCAACTATTACAATACAAAGGATGATATTATCAAAGCCACATTCCGCCCCTTCGAACATGGATTCTACAGCATCGGGCCACGCCAGGTGTTGCAGGAGTGCTGTGCCGATCAACTGGGTACCTGGGCACGCGATGGCTGGTGGTATGACAATGCCAAATGGCAGTACCTGCACTACCACACCTGGGCTGCCGACAATGAATCCATCAAAAGTGAATGGGAAAACTGTTTCACCGGAATCATGCAGGCCAATTCCGTCATAGATGACCTGCAAAAGCTGGACCCTGCCAAATTCAACATGTCACAGTCGGAGATGGATAACTTCATCGCACAGAACAAGGCTTTACGTGCATGGTTCTACATCCGTCTGTTGGATGCTTTCCGCAATGTACCGTTAGCTGTCAGCCTGGACCAAAGCAAGAATTCCGTCGGACAAGTGACGCCGCAGGAACTGTTCAACTTTATCGAAACGGAACTGAAAACATCTATCGAAGCACTACCAGCCAAGAACGGTAATGCCGGCAACGGGATAGCACAAGGGCAATGGACCAAAGCCGGTGCAGCCGCATTGTTAGTGCGCCTCTATCTGAACGCGGAGAAATGGATCGGAACTTCTAAATATACGGAATGCGCCACATACGCCCAAAACATTCTGGACGGTGACTATGGCTTCTACGAACTGGGAAAGACCTGGGACGAAGTATTCGACTGGACAAACGACCGATGCAACGAAACCATCTTTGCTTTCCCGTCGTCCTACGGGCGTAGTTACTGGCACTATACGGGCGATACATACTGGTGGGCCGTCCCTGTCAATGCACGTTTCTACTTCGGCGCTTTCAAGCAAGGAGACTTCAATACCAAATATGCCTTGCAACCCAGTCTCGACCTGAATAATAATGAATATAACTTCAAACTCGGCAAGTTTGTCAGCAAATTCAAGAAATATCCGAAAGATTATCGCCTGACCATGTACCGGAATCTGGGCAACAGTACCCGTGAAGGTATGTTCCTTTATGGCTACCTGCCCTATATTGCCGATGACGGTACCCAAAAGAAAGTGACTTCTCCCGTAGGAGGATATGAAATCTACATCCGCGACCAGGTAGGAGTATTTCACGAACTCGCTCCGGATCAACTTCCCGCCGACCGCACTTCAAACATGAATACCGGCGACCATAACTCCGGATGGCATTTTGTGAAGTATCCCATCTACAGCGACGAAGACGCAGGGAAGCGCGAAGCCGATTACAATGAAATTCGTCTGGCGGAAATCTACTACTCATTGGCGGAATGTAAGTTCAAAGCAAACGATGTGGACGGAGCTGCCCAATTGCTGAATGCCGTGCGTAAACGTAACTATCCGCAAGATACATGGGCAGAATACCTGTACAAGCCCGAAGGTGCAGTAACCCTGACGCAAGATGAGCTTTACGATGAATGGGGACGTGAATTCCTTGCCGAAGGACGCCGCCGCACCGATCTTATCCGCTGGGGATTGTACTGTACGGAAGAATGGTGGGACAAGAAACCCGATGCAGATTCACACTGGGATATCTTCCCTATCCCACGGGATATGATGGGAGCCGACCACACGCTTGAGCAGAACCCGGGTTACAATTAG
- a CDS encoding SusC/RagA family TonB-linked outer membrane protein: MKKKTKIYPWKMYFHVLLGMFFLLPALLNAQNTTIKVSGIVTDTNNEPLIGVSVAEKGTTNGAITDVDGKYSLTVRPTSTLRFSFISYKTQEVKVDGRKTINIRMEDDVQALNEVVVIGYGTLDKKELTSAVSHISSKDFLHISSLDPSMMIQGKVAGVSVTNTAAADPNNQASIQIRGISSRAAGLGPLIVIDGIPGGNLTNINPNDIASMDILKDGAASAIYGTRGSNGVIVITTKKGSRDGKFHATYNGMLTASIPLHELDQLTAEEFREYRVPNNPTSDLGGATNWIDEITRTGFTHQHTVTLSGGTSQSNYRVSVDYRNATGIDIRSSREEYGARASINHTTKNGLLDFSINIAPRIAYRENSSWDAFKIAMDANPTTPLFDPENPNLYSDFTGQEALWNPVEELKLEQNGGETKLLDWDATVKLNLLPLLAKDGHSIHSLSTQLTFADQQSDNFDYWFRPSTSRLAMKNDYKGEASRTYSKYRQHSLEWLGNYAMELKGHRARAMVGYSYQYFQNSGLNAANKDFSSDGLLYNNLGSGEWAKEEGRNEMGTNKSDSKLIAFFGRLSYDYKNRYLMTASLRYEGSSRFGDDNKWGYFPAVSAGWRISEEAFMKDITWIDDLKIRGDYGVTGNQDFGNYLSLSTMSSFGSYYYNGQYFTVWGAGKNPNPGLKWEKGKNWNIGVDFSLFKGILSGSVNYYNRKQQDLLGDYNVPVPPYLFSTTFVNVGTMRNTGIEVDLNIQAVKMKDFSYTVNLVGATNENKFLKFSNNEFTGQNYYDLANMESPNQPGKLQRIEEGQRLGNYYTWKYAGIDADGDWVVWNKDNTEMIKISDAKEEDKRVTGNGLPKFTASMTNTLTYKNWGLTIFLRGAFGFDLFNVHDFYWGIPSMQSNVLKKAYTKNAAIKKGKNVLTDYFIERGDYVKLDMVTLSYTFPINNKWLDSARLYVTGKNLATITGFNGVDPSTYQTNGLTPGVNLNGTEGTRRYYPSTTQVMFGVQLDF; this comes from the coding sequence ATGAAAAAGAAAACTAAGATTTATCCTTGGAAAATGTACTTTCATGTACTCCTTGGAATGTTCTTCCTACTCCCTGCATTACTGAATGCCCAAAACACAACCATCAAAGTATCGGGAATAGTGACAGACACCAACAATGAGCCTCTTATCGGCGTATCCGTTGCAGAAAAAGGAACCACCAACGGAGCCATAACTGATGTCGACGGTAAATATTCGCTGACCGTCCGCCCCACAAGTACCCTACGCTTCTCCTTCATCAGCTACAAAACGCAGGAAGTGAAAGTAGACGGGCGTAAGACTATCAATATTCGTATGGAAGACGATGTGCAAGCTCTGAACGAAGTAGTCGTTATCGGATACGGAACGCTGGATAAAAAAGAACTTACTTCTGCCGTATCACACATCTCCAGCAAGGATTTTCTCCATATCAGCAGTCTGGACCCTTCCATGATGATACAGGGAAAAGTGGCCGGTGTATCCGTAACCAACACAGCCGCCGCCGACCCTAACAACCAGGCAAGTATCCAGATTCGCGGTATTTCCTCACGTGCTGCCGGATTGGGTCCGCTGATCGTAATCGACGGCATTCCCGGTGGCAACCTGACGAATATCAATCCCAACGATATCGCCTCCATGGATATTCTAAAAGACGGTGCAGCCTCCGCCATCTACGGTACACGGGGTAGCAACGGCGTAATCGTCATCACCACCAAGAAAGGATCACGCGACGGTAAATTCCATGCCACCTATAATGGTATGCTGACCGCCAGTATTCCTCTGCATGAACTCGACCAACTGACTGCCGAAGAGTTCCGCGAATACCGTGTTCCCAACAATCCGACCAGTGACCTGGGTGGAGCTACCAACTGGATTGACGAGATTACCCGCACCGGTTTCACCCATCAGCACACTGTCACACTGTCCGGCGGTACCAGCCAGAGTAATTACCGCGTCAGTGTGGATTACCGCAATGCGACCGGTATCGATATACGTTCCAGTCGCGAAGAGTATGGTGCACGCGCCTCTATCAACCATACCACTAAAAACGGACTGTTAGATTTCTCCATAAATATCGCACCGCGTATCGCTTACCGTGAAAATTCCTCCTGGGATGCATTCAAGATAGCTATGGACGCCAACCCCACTACCCCACTGTTTGATCCGGAAAACCCGAATCTTTACTCTGACTTCACCGGACAGGAAGCCTTATGGAATCCTGTAGAAGAGCTGAAGCTGGAACAAAATGGTGGTGAAACCAAACTATTGGATTGGGATGCCACCGTGAAACTGAACTTGCTTCCCCTACTCGCCAAAGACGGTCATTCCATTCATTCCCTCAGCACGCAACTGACTTTTGCCGACCAGCAATCGGATAATTTCGACTACTGGTTCCGTCCTTCCACAAGCCGCCTGGCAATGAAGAACGACTATAAAGGAGAAGCCAGCCGCACCTACAGCAAGTACCGCCAGCATAGTCTTGAATGGTTGGGCAACTACGCTATGGAATTGAAAGGACACCGTGCCCGCGCCATGGTAGGCTACTCGTATCAATACTTCCAGAATTCAGGTCTGAATGCCGCCAATAAAGATTTCTCTTCCGACGGACTTCTGTACAACAACCTCGGTTCCGGTGAATGGGCCAAGGAAGAAGGACGCAACGAAATGGGCACCAACAAAAGCGACTCCAAACTGATTGCTTTCTTCGGCCGCCTGAGCTATGACTACAAAAACCGCTACCTGATGACCGCTTCTTTGAGATACGAAGGTTCTTCCCGCTTCGGAGATGACAATAAATGGGGTTACTTCCCCGCCGTATCTGCCGGCTGGCGTATCAGTGAAGAGGCTTTCATGAAAGACATCACATGGATTGACGACCTGAAAATACGTGGTGACTACGGTGTAACCGGCAATCAGGATTTCGGCAATTACCTGTCCTTGTCTACCATGAGTAGTTTCGGCAGTTACTACTACAACGGCCAGTACTTCACCGTATGGGGTGCAGGCAAGAATCCTAATCCGGGGCTGAAATGGGAAAAAGGTAAAAACTGGAACATCGGCGTGGACTTCAGTCTGTTTAAAGGAATATTGAGCGGTTCGGTCAATTACTACAACCGTAAACAACAAGATTTGCTGGGCGACTACAATGTACCCGTTCCTCCCTACTTGTTCTCTACCACTTTTGTCAATGTAGGTACCATGCGCAACACCGGTATCGAAGTCGACCTGAATATCCAGGCGGTGAAGATGAAAGATTTCAGCTATACCGTCAATCTGGTAGGCGCCACCAATGAGAACAAGTTCCTCAAATTCTCCAACAACGAGTTCACCGGACAAAATTATTACGACCTGGCGAATATGGAAAGTCCAAATCAACCGGGCAAGTTGCAACGCATAGAAGAAGGACAACGCCTGGGTAATTATTACACCTGGAAGTATGCCGGTATTGATGCCGATGGCGACTGGGTAGTATGGAACAAAGACAATACGGAGATGATTAAAATATCCGATGCCAAAGAAGAAGACAAACGGGTAACCGGTAACGGACTTCCCAAATTCACAGCCTCCATGACCAATACCTTAACGTATAAGAACTGGGGATTAACCATCTTCCTTCGCGGTGCTTTCGGCTTCGACCTCTTCAATGTACACGACTTCTACTGGGGCATTCCCAGTATGCAAAGCAATGTACTGAAAAAGGCATATACCAAGAATGCGGCCATTAAGAAAGGTAAGAATGTGCTGACCGACTATTTCATAGAACGCGGCGACTATGTGAAGCTCGATATGGTAACCCTGAGCTACACTTTCCCGATCAACAACAAGTGGCTGGACAGTGCCCGCCTCTACGTCACCGGAAAGAATCTTGCTACCATTACAGGTTTCAACGGTGTAGATCCTTCGACTTACCAGACCAACGGATTGACTCCGGGTGTGAACCTGAACGGTACGGAAGGTACCCGCCGGTACTATCCCTCCACTACACAGGTCATGTTCGGTGTTCAATTAGACTTCTAA
- a CDS encoding DUF6377 domain-containing protein: MKYLFSLLLLCQIIGLSAKERVDSILSVLDSEIEHREIYYQQKEKKLEDIKRQFRYVKDQQERYNLCNRLFNEYITYQYDSAYSYAIQTEEISHRLTDKNLSIQADCNLFYCYLSTGLFKEAYDMMRSIHVVNAPDSIKSEYYQLCMRLYSDMSSYNEGTPFNADYNKKITLYCDSALLYTPDHTFYHQKIEAFKFSVGDNEKKIQMYKQMLNDYDVCPHEKAIIYSMLGRMYIGMGDFEHAIYYMALSAIQDIRSATRETTAKKELASYLYGKGDVLRASKYIQIALEETNFYNARHRKMEINTILPIIEKQRLTMIEERKREVTISLVVMSLLAVSLLVTLSIIYKQMKKLRTAKQSIQQQFNEISEVNRKLQESNEIKDQYIFQSLYGKSDYLDKVENLLKKQDRKLKARQFNDLQITHKEFDIKSERENMFSSFDQTFLKLFPNFLTEYNKFFRPEDQVILDEAGNLPPELRIFALIRLGVTENERIAKFLNLSINTIYVYKARVKGKTIVPKEEFEEYIMQIKKGI, translated from the coding sequence ATGAAATACCTATTCAGCCTTTTGCTCCTATGCCAGATTATTGGACTGTCCGCCAAAGAACGTGTGGATTCTATACTTTCTGTCCTCGATAGCGAGATAGAACATCGTGAAATCTACTACCAGCAAAAAGAAAAGAAGTTAGAAGACATAAAACGGCAATTCCGATACGTCAAGGATCAACAGGAGAGATACAATCTCTGCAATCGGTTATTCAATGAATATATCACTTATCAATACGATTCAGCTTACTCCTACGCCATACAAACAGAGGAAATATCACATCGCCTGACCGATAAGAACCTATCTATTCAGGCAGATTGCAACCTGTTCTACTGTTACCTTTCCACTGGTTTATTCAAAGAAGCATACGACATGATGCGTTCCATTCATGTTGTAAATGCCCCGGACTCCATTAAGTCGGAATACTATCAGCTCTGTATGAGATTGTATTCCGATATGAGCAGTTACAATGAAGGTACCCCTTTCAATGCTGATTACAACAAGAAAATAACCCTCTACTGTGACTCTGCCCTATTGTATACTCCCGACCACACTTTCTACCACCAGAAGATAGAAGCCTTCAAATTCAGTGTAGGTGACAATGAGAAGAAAATACAGATGTACAAGCAAATGCTGAATGATTACGACGTTTGTCCGCATGAAAAAGCAATCATCTACTCCATGCTGGGACGTATGTACATAGGGATGGGAGATTTTGAACACGCCATTTACTACATGGCGCTATCAGCTATACAGGATATACGCTCGGCTACACGGGAAACGACGGCAAAGAAGGAACTGGCAAGCTATCTGTACGGAAAAGGAGACGTTCTGCGTGCCAGCAAATACATTCAGATTGCATTGGAAGAAACGAACTTCTACAATGCCCGACACCGTAAGATGGAAATAAACACTATACTCCCCATCATTGAAAAGCAACGCCTGACAATGATAGAAGAGCGGAAAAGGGAAGTGACCATCTCATTGGTCGTAATGAGCCTGCTGGCCGTTTCGCTTTTAGTCACCCTGTCCATCATTTATAAACAGATGAAAAAGCTGAGAACGGCCAAACAATCCATTCAGCAGCAATTCAATGAAATATCAGAAGTGAATAGAAAACTGCAAGAGTCCAACGAGATTAAGGACCAATATATCTTCCAATCTCTTTATGGTAAATCCGATTATTTGGACAAAGTAGAGAATCTGCTGAAAAAACAGGATCGTAAATTGAAAGCACGCCAATTCAATGATCTGCAAATCACGCATAAGGAGTTCGATATAAAGTCTGAACGGGAGAATATGTTCTCATCCTTCGACCAGACCTTCCTGAAGCTCTTCCCGAATTTCCTGACGGAATACAATAAATTCTTCCGCCCGGAAGACCAGGTGATTCTGGATGAGGCAGGCAACTTGCCACCAGAGTTGCGCATCTTTGCCCTGATTCGTTTGGGAGTAACCGAGAACGAGCGGATTGCTAAGTTCCTCAACCTATCTATTAATACTATATATGTATATAAAGCACGAGTAAAAGGAAAGACAATTGTGCCGAAAGAAGAGTTCGAAGAATACATTATGCAAATAAAGAAAGGAATTTAG
- a CDS encoding PAS domain-containing protein encodes MYEWANEMNCAVTVCDTEGVILYMNEKACCTFAKHGNLIGKNLFDCHNPQSQDKIRELLETGGVNAYTIEKNGVRKMIYQTAWKQDGVVGGLVEISMEIPGEMPHYVRK; translated from the coding sequence ATGTACGAATGGGCTAATGAAATGAACTGTGCCGTAACCGTATGTGACACAGAAGGAGTCATCCTTTATATGAATGAGAAAGCATGCTGCACGTTTGCCAAACATGGCAATCTGATAGGCAAGAATCTATTTGATTGTCATAACCCGCAATCGCAGGACAAGATACGCGAACTGCTTGAAACGGGAGGTGTCAATGCTTATACCATTGAGAAGAACGGAGTCAGGAAAATGATTTATCAGACGGCATGGAAACAGGATGGTGTGGTGGGAGGCCTGGTAGAGATTTCCATGGAGATACCCGGAGAGATGCCCCACTATGTGAGGAAATGA
- a CDS encoding zinc ribbon domain-containing protein, with translation MALIKCSNCNADVSDKAITCPKCNKPMNNQRRAAMKGILLSIMIFALCGGVWIYENYFEFGSVDSASKNVKYKTFVCTSSDDGDHKVTFYDNTFTYYIKPSYSNEWIKITNGSYEIKEFSSEKKDKIGIFVRADKVSNLSFLMIDLSDMRFYWADMYIGKAEIE, from the coding sequence ATGGCACTTATTAAATGTTCAAATTGTAATGCAGATGTGTCTGATAAGGCAATAACTTGTCCTAAATGCAATAAACCAATGAATAATCAAAGACGTGCAGCAATGAAAGGAATACTCCTTTCTATTATGATTTTTGCATTATGCGGTGGCGTATGGATATATGAAAACTATTTCGAATTCGGTAGTGTTGATAGTGCATCTAAAAATGTAAAATATAAAACATTTGTATGTACATCTTCTGATGATGGAGACCATAAAGTAACCTTTTATGATAATACATTTACGTATTATATTAAGCCAAGTTATTCTAATGAATGGATTAAAATTACCAATGGAAGTTATGAAATTAAAGAATTTAGTTCAGAAAAAAAAGATAAAATAGGTATATTTGTTCGGGCTGATAAAGTTTCTAATTTATCATTTTTGATGATAGATTTAAGTGATATGCGCTTCTATTGGGCTGATATGTATATTGGAAAAGCAGAAATAGAATAA
- a CDS encoding helix-turn-helix domain-containing protein: MIEKNEILISKVALELKKLREMNNLTQEDVYNDTNIHIGRIESGKSNVTVSTLYTLCKYFNITMQHFFDDIGL, from the coding sequence ATGATTGAAAAAAATGAAATATTAATAAGTAAAGTAGCTTTAGAGTTGAAGAAATTGCGTGAAATGAATAATTTAACGCAAGAAGATGTGTACAATGATACTAATATACATATTGGAAGGATTGAAAGTGGAAAAAGTAATGTAACAGTTAGCACATTATATACTTTATGTAAATACTTCAATATTACAATGCAACATTTTTTTGATGATATTGGATTATAA
- a CDS encoding recombinase family protein, whose translation MKFVAYYRVSTKRQNLGLVAQRNTVLNYINSVGGKLINTYEEKESGKCNNRIELSKAIDYCKVNNATLVIAKLDRLSRNVSFIFALKDANIKFYCCDIPELSTLTLGIFATIAQSERETISSRTKAALKAKKDKGIKLGAPNATISNDMRIKSAEALKRKADNNTNNKRAYTVISSLIERNMTLQYIASYLNQNDFRTSKNCLFTPIAVSRLIKRYKK comes from the coding sequence ATGAAATTTGTAGCATATTATAGGGTATCAACGAAACGTCAAAATTTGGGATTAGTTGCTCAAAGAAATACTGTACTTAATTATATTAATAGTGTAGGTGGTAAGTTAATTAACACCTATGAAGAAAAGGAAAGTGGAAAATGCAATAACCGTATTGAACTGAGCAAAGCAATTGATTACTGCAAAGTTAATAATGCAACATTAGTAATTGCTAAGTTGGATAGATTAAGTCGTAATGTATCTTTTATCTTTGCACTTAAAGATGCGAATATAAAATTTTATTGCTGTGATATACCTGAATTAAGTACACTAACATTAGGAATATTTGCAACTATTGCACAATCAGAAAGAGAAACAATAAGCTCTCGTACAAAAGCTGCATTAAAAGCAAAAAAGGATAAAGGTATTAAATTGGGTGCTCCTAATGCAACTATATCAAATGATATGCGCATAAAATCAGCTGAGGCATTAAAACGTAAAGCAGATAATAATACGAATAATAAGCGTGCATACACTGTTATTAGTTCGTTAATTGAGCGAAATATGACATTACAATACATCGCATCATATCTAAATCAAAATGATTTTAGAACGTCTAAAAATTGCTTGTTTACTCCTATTGCGGTTAGTAGGTTAATTAAAAGATATAAAAAATAA